The segment TTTTACTTTAATATACAACGAGTCATTTTTTATGATATATTACCTTTTTATTCTCATACATATCTTTATCAGCTATTTCTATTAAATCCTTTAAAGGCAACTGATTTTCTTTATTATATTCAGAAAATCCACGGCTTAATGTTACCTTATGCTCTGAGTTTTCCTTACCGTAAATCTCATGTATTCTACTGCAAATTCTATTCCATATTTTGCAGGCACTTTTTTGTTAATGTTTTCAAAACCTATAATAAATTCATCTCCGCCCATTCTTAATACGCTATCTGTATTTCTAATACATTCTTTAAAAATTTTACTTACTTCTTGTAATACCTTATCCCCTTCTCCATGACCAAAACTATCATTTATTTTTTTAAAATTATCTATATCAATAAAACAAAGAGTTAGGCTCTCATTATTTATTCTACAAAACTCCAGTTTTGTATTTAGAACATTTAAGCCAGATCTTCTATTTAGCACCTTAGTAACCTCATCTACATTTGCATAGTGTAAGATTTCATCTATCTTTTTATTTAAGCTTTCTATGACTTCATCTTTTTCCTTTATTATTTTTATAAGAGTTTCTTTATCCATATTATTATAGTTCATTGCTCTTCCCCCCAATATATTAGTAAAAATAAACTTCCTTTACTTTTAAATACATAATACTGTTTAGGAAGGACGAGGATAGTCTTTTTACAAAATAAGTAAAGTAAATTAATTAATTTTATCTTAAAAAATCTATCTAAAAAAAGCAAAAATTGCGGTGACTGTCCCCAACTTTAAAAAATTGCGGTGACTGTCCCCAACTTTAAAAAAATTGCGGTGACTGTCCCCAACTAAATCTTAATCACCAATTGTATTTCTTTTTGTATCCTCTTACCATTTTTTATTAGCCCACGTAGCACTCTAAAAACCAAAAAAACGGTATTAGCCCTTTGTGCCTATATAAAAAATATACATGATTTTTGTAATATTCCATATCTGGAACCAATCTTCTAAGATAATATTTTATCTTAGTAACTGCTGTCATAGGCTTACTATCAGGCTGATATTTACGCATTTTATTTTCTATACTATTTTTTATAGTTCCATAAGTTCCAGAGCCAAGATAATAAATAAAAGTTTCTAACTCCTCTTTTGTTAACTGATATTTTTTTCTGAAAAGAGCT is part of the Haloimpatiens sp. FM7315 genome and harbors:
- a CDS encoding GGDEF domain-containing protein, yielding MNYNNMDKETLIKIIKEKDEVIESLNKKIDEILHYANVDEVTKVLNRRSGLNVLNTKLEFCRINNESLTLCFIDIDNFKKINDSFGHGEGDKVLQEVSKIFKECIRNTDSVLRMGGDEFIIGFENINKKVPAKYGIEFAVEYMRFTVRKTQSIR